The window ATTCTCAGATACACTAACACTAACCGGTCCCGGCGCTTTGGAAGCTTGCGTCTTGCAAAGGCAGTGACCCAGAATCCCCAACGCGGTAATACACACCCTTTTCCCAAATTCTGAGGCCGGCGAGGTACGGCACATGCCACGCCTATCTCAACCAACTAGACGGGACGCTGCAAAAGAGCGGGCAAGCATAAAGCAGAGGGCAATTCCATGTTGACGAGATGCAGTTATGTCTGCCCTGAGATTCAGTTGCACAATATGTAGCATCAGTGTTTTGGCGGATGAAGGTAAGGTAGGGCTGCTCGTGGAGGGGCACCGCTTGCGACTTGTTGAGCTAGGTGGGGTATCCGAATCTTGTCGAGCTCCCCCCTGGCTCGATTTGAGCTCTGGCCACATCAAAGGGGGGgccgccctcaaccccccccctcgtcaccctcctccgcctccacgCCGCCTACATGTTGTCCGCTACCCACTTCTGTAGGCGAAGGAAATAACGCAGTCACAGTGGAGGACGCTGGCCTCGCCAAAGGCCGAGCTGCCAGTCAAATAAAACAGGCAAAAATGGCACGTTGTGGTGCGGAGGTCCCGGAATAGTTTTGTTGGTCAAGGGTTCGCTCGCCGGCAGAATGCGTCAAGTTTGACTCCCCCCACGTTGACACTTGCTAGCTCCGGTGAGCAAGCACCGAGAGACCAAAGAGAAAATCGATTCCATAATAAAAAGTCCCCACCCGGGAGAAGCTTCTTCACATCTGGTGACAAGTATATCCTCTCTTGTCAAGTCCGCGGACCAGAGAATTATCCAAAGTCTCTGGACACAACTGACGCACTTCTCCGCGGGGTTGAGGGTCTCCGGAGCCGATGCTCAGAGTCCGTGGTGGTCTCAGGAGTTCGGACATCCCACATCTGCAACCAATCCTTGGTCGGGCGGGCCAAGACTGACAATTTGGATGTTTTGGCCACTTCAGAATATCGAAAAGAATGGCCAAGCATACCTCCGACTTCCGGGCCGGCTTCGCATGCCGTGATGCTGGTGGAGTGCTTCCTAAAAAGAGTCTTGAGCATCTTCCCTGTACGGCTTATATTACCCGCCCGCCCTGCAACCGCTTATTTCCCTCAGAAATGCTTATCAGATCTTGAGAACGCGGCTTTGATTTTCAGCTTGAATTCTCGGACATCTCTTGTCATGTTTCGAGCCAGATGGTCGGCAGAGAGGTCGTGTTCGGAGTGGGGGGTATGTTGAATGCTGTTCACAGCTGGTTGGTTGTTCTGAAGGTTGGATACAAACCATGCCCATGAGAGGGAAATAATGACTCTAACAGGCGACTGGGGCCGACCAAATTGTCTGATTCGAGATTACAAAGCTGAAGCCGCGCTGAaccgagaagctcaagaggGTGACGTACGGGGGCTAGCAGCGGCACGAGGATTGTCAGAGGTCGGGTGCTGTTATCTGATGAATCATCACTTCAGGTCCTCCTCGGTCGTCGGTCGTCGGTTGCAGGAAGTCCACAGCCGTTGTGCTCATCGCAGATTTTCTCTTGGCATCGAGCCAACTGGACAGGGATCAGGGGGAGACAGCACTGACAATTTTTGCGATTGCATCACTCGTGGCTGAGGacccaccagccacacctCGCTGAGTGCAAGGGCCAGGCGGGAGTGCCCCGCAGAACTTCAGAGGTCGCTCCTGCCTGCCGAACTCGGCGCCACAGATAATCCGCCCCGCTAAACTGGCCCAAGCCCTACCAAATCCCACCATGCGAATTTTCGAATTCATTTGGCGTGCCGAAGGTAAGTGCAGAGCCACATTCACGTCGCCAAACGCCGGACCTCTAATCAGCACGACATTTTGCTGATTGCCCTTGACCGTGGCAAGGAAGAATCTCAGAGGGAAATCACCAAGCCATCAAAATGCCTACCGAAGCTGGTCATAGACGTGAGTCTGCCCGAGTAtctgcagcaacaacagcagcgacATCGTCAACGCGAAATCTGGGCACCTTCATGGCCGCCGTCACGACAAAGTTGGCGATGGTCGCTGCTGGATTGCCAATCGAGTGAAAGACCATGGGCTAACATGTCTGATCTAGTATATGTCAAGTGAGTGAAACCCCACCGGCAATTCGACCCGCTGCGAATCGAACCGAACACCACGACGCAACATTGCGATTCAGAATTTCGAAATGCCCGATTCGACTCGATAAGAAGCGCGAGACTGACCAGATTCCTTCCATAGGGGTCGCCACCTGAGCTACCAACGCTCCAGGCACGCCGTCCACTCCAAGACCTCTCTCATCAAGATTGAGGGCGTTGACGACACAAACGCTGCCAAGTAGGTTGCGAATCGACTTTGGGGACTACAGAAGGACATGAGTTAACAATGGGCACAGCTTCTACCTTGGCAAGAAGGTTGCGTATGTCTACCGTGGTCAGAAGGAGGTTCGCGGCACCAAGATCCGCGTTATCTGGGGCAAGGTCACCAGACCACATGGTACGATATATCGGGAGCTCTCTTCGCAGCGGCTTTCTCTTGGAAAGTGTCTCTTTGTGCTGACACTCTTGATGCAGGCAACTCCGGCGTCGTCCGCGCCAAGTTCCAGACCCCTCTCCCCGCTAAGTCTTTCGGCGCCTCGGTTCGCATCATGCTctacccctccaccatctaAATAGAGATGGGGGAGAATGGGCTGGGCAGGAGTTGGTCGGTAACGGGTGGTTCATGATTTCGGTGCATATGGAATTAGACAGGGACTTGACGAAATCAACAACGGACGGCCTTGCTTTCTAGCATTAAAATCAGGGCAATCGCAAAAAATGACAAATGCCATTTGAGGATCCGCAACATCTGGGGTGCAAAGGGATTTCAGTGCTTTGGGTGCGTTGCGGGATGGGACACAAAATCGGCAGTTCAGGGGCGGCACTTGACAAGAGTCTTGCCTTGTCAAAAATACAACATTAATGGCCAGCCTGGGGCTGAGAAGAATCAACAGGTCTTTCCAGACGACGACAATTGTGGCTTGGATGCTCGGTTGGTTGTGAgctgggaatggggggggCTATTCTTGCCCGGGATCTGGCCACGAGGTtgtgtttttatttttttgggAAGGGCCTTGGGTCAGACAGCAGTTATCAGAACCACTCAGTCTTCCATTTTCTCAATTCGTTCTCAATATGGATTCTTGATTCTTGTGTGTTGTGGCATGTTGCTAACCAGTGTTGGACAGAGCTTATCCAAGGGACAGAGCTTATCCAAGGGGCAGAACTCATCCAAGGGGTAGAACCCATCCAGATTTCACCTGTGTGCAGTATGGTCGTCGCCctacccatcatcatccaagaTGTTGATTAGACCAGCTTCCAGAAACGCCCATCATTAGTAACAAGATTGCCAGCCGTCAGCCTACTACCAACAACCCATATCTCAACTACCGTATCTCAAATCCCATATCTCAAACAGCCCATACCTCAACAGCCCATATCCTACAAATTCCGCATCCACAACCTCACAACCCCCATATACCATTCCCGGCGGAATTTTGCAATCAATCTTATATCCTTGCCTAGGtctcccccatctcacctGACCACAACGAAACTCGCAGGCAGGTTGCTGGTCTTTGAGGCTTGTTGCTCACATGTTGCAGACTCTTTTGTTTCTcccaccagcgccagcgtTGGTGGAGTGAGGAGGGTCTTctgggcttcttcttttcttatTTACAGGGGGACAATATCATTTCAtttaggtaggtacctaggcTGACTTGATGATTGATGTATACTGACAGTCCTgtcatatatatatattcaTACATACATGGTGTTGCAATATCAACTCTCTTCTCTCTGTCCGCTTCAATACTAACTCTTGTTAGCTGGCGAGGGGGATATGTTTTGAAAATGCCACAGGCCGTTTTTACGTCCGTTCTTCCTGTGAGATTGGGTTGAGGTACAAGGGCGGGgcaaggcggtggaggcgtgGTGCAACGGGTGGTTTtgttgtgggaggggagggtagGGGAGGGTAGGTGGGTGTTTGTGTTGCGGTGGGATGAGGCTCTGATGGTTGTTATTGTTGAGGTGGTCGAGttcctacctacctaggtgtTTATGCGGAATATTGTGCATGCTGTCTGGGGCAGGCTGGTGGGCAGTGAAATGAGGCAGTGCTGTTCTGTGATTCTTCAGTGAGAAAAGAGGTGGCAAAGAGAACAAGATGTGAAGGGTCAGTCAAAGTTGATCAATCATATCGCTTTTTTTCGTTCGTGCTGGAATGTACCTACCTATCCCTGTGCTACACAGTTCATCTCAACGTGAAGTGGTTACAGCGCCTAATATCAGGGTGGACTTGAGGAAACGAAACACAGGTACAGCAGGTGGGTGGGCTGAGAGGTAAAGGTTTTTTATTCCCCGATCTCACCTTTCTTTCAGCATCtctgtttgtttgtttgcgTTTaggttggtgttttttgtCATTTGGTCTGATGCTGGTTCTCGGTCGAAATGGAGATTCAGATCTTGTGTCAtttaccccctccccctccccttgtGTCTATGTCTCTGTGTCGTCGAGAGTCAAAAAGTCCAAAGTGTCACTTTGGAACATGCGACAGGTGGTCTCGTCTCAAAGCAAGACGACATCGGCCTTTCTCAGCCCACCCATGGAAGCTGAGATGGAAGACGACAGACCCTTTGTGTTACTTGCTTGATATGAGCAGCGCCACGGGCGCCTCATTTGTTTTGGATCAGTTCCCGAACAGCTGGGATGTGATCGACAATCAGGCTGGCTAGCTTCGGCAGATAGGTTTCTCAACAGTCGGCCGGGGTTCACGGCCCTGGTCACGGTCACGGACCTGGGGTTCATCATGGGTGTGGCTTGCTTGAGATGATGCGTCTGAGACTAGGGTT is drawn from Podospora pseudocomata strain CBS 415.72m chromosome 1 map unlocalized CBS415.72m_1, whole genome shotgun sequence and contains these coding sequences:
- the RPL33B gene encoding 60S ribosomal protein L33B (EggNog:ENOG503P41A; COG:J), giving the protein MPTEAGHRHSFHRGRHLSYQRSRHAVHSKTSLIKIEGVDDTNAANFYLGKKVAYVYRGQKEVRGTKIRVIWGKVTRPHGNSGVVRAKFQTPLPAKSFGASVRIMLYPSTI